From the Brassica napus cultivar Da-Ae chromosome A8, Da-Ae, whole genome shotgun sequence genome, one window contains:
- the LOC125577023 gene encoding protein LIKE COV 2-like yields MAEDKEATTSSLSQGLAPQDPEDPPKSPPTSPNSSTRKACYAVLQSWVSKKFMTGFVVLFPVAVTFLITWWFIQFVDGFFSPIYESLGVDIFGLGFITSVLFTFFVGIFASSWLGSTVFWLGEQFIKRMPFVRHLYSASKQVSTAISPDQNTTAFKEVAIIRHPRIGEYAFGFITSSVTLQTDQGEEELCSVYVPTNHLYIGDVFLVNSEEIIRPNLSIREGIEIIVSVGMTMPQVISHVDRTKSRTAHQHGHRIPLNRL; encoded by the exons ATGGCAGAAGACAAGGAAGCTACGACGAGTTCGCTCAGCCAAGGACTCGCTCCTCAAGACCCCGAAGATCCTCCCAAGTCTCCTCCCACCTCTCCCAATTCTTCTACTCGCAAG GCTTGCTATGCTGTTCTTCAGAGTTGGGTGTCCAAGAAGTTTATGACTGGCTT TGTCGTCCTCTTTCCTGTTGCTGTTACATTCCTCATCACCTGGTGGTTTATCCAGTTCGTTGATGGTTTCTTCAGTCCTATATACGAGAGCCTTGGTGTTGACATCTTTG GACTTGGGTTCATTACATCTGTACTTTTCACTTTCTTTGTCGGAATATTTGCTTCCTCGTGGCTTGGTTCTACCGTTTTCTGGCTTGGGGAGCAGTTTATAAAGAGAATGCCCTTTGTTAGGCACCTTTATTCAGCTTCTAAACAAGTTAGCACTGCTATTTCTCCCG ACCAAAACACAACCGCCTTTAAAGAGGTAGCAATCATCCGTCACCCTCGCATTGGTGAATATGCATTTGGCTTTATCACATCATCGGTGACACTTCAG ACGGACCAGGGAGAAGAAGAGTTGTGTAGTGTGTATGTGCCTACGAATCATCTGTACATAGGAGATGTATTTCTGGTGAACAGTGAAGAAATCATTAGGCCAAATTTATCGATCCGAGAAGGAATAG AGATTATAGTATCGGTGGGGATGACGATGCCGCAAGTGATATCTCATGTGGACAGGACAAAGAGTAGAACTGCTCACCAACACGGTCATAGGATTCCTCTCAACAGACTTTGA
- the LOC125577022 gene encoding uncharacterized protein At1g76660-like yields the protein MVMARSNHHNRLPLRERRKRWVGCFKALSCFGSKKGERRIVPAAARTPEGNVATAQSNQPQTTTGLSNHTTAMLAPPSSPASFSHSPAPSIAQSPNCLLSLSANSPGGPSSAMFATGPYAHETQLVSPPVFSTFTTEPSTAPLTPPPELAHLTTPSSPDVPYARFLTGKADCISGDGLRSSSFPEREFSPHWDSLASPRTVKCSRSDSSYAQTPETNTTPKASQGSNFFCPATFARYYLDHDAPFSHAGGRLSVSKDTDVYPTNRNGQRISKQDMEELEAYRASFGFSSDDVISTSQYVEITHVQDDSLRPRTTLDASKDEGINLYGAGEASLNLQKCGNLQDPLDMHNDHMRRSSTPGNGGQAKASRKYKTGLCSSDAEIDYRRSGRSLGEGKGDFAWHD from the exons ATGGTCATGGCCAGGTCGAACCATCATAACAGACTTCCTCTTCGAGAACGG AGGAAGCGGTGGGTTGGATGTTTCAAAGCGTTGTCTTGTTTCGGTTCAAAGAAAGGAGAGAGACGAATCGTGCCAGCTGCTGCACGAACCCCTGAAGGGAACGTTGCAACTGCTCAATCAAATCAACCTCAAACAACAACGGGATTGAGTAATCACACTACGGCAATGCTTGCTCCACCTTCGTCTCCAGCTTCTTTCTCACATTCTCCTGCTCCTTCCATAGCTCAGTCCCCGAACTGCCTGCTTTCCTTATCTGCCAACTCTCCTGGAGGTCCTTCCTCCGCCATGTTCGCGACAGGGCCTTATGCTCACGAGACACAGTTGGTTTCACCTCCTGTTTTCTCAACTTTTACCACGGAGCCATCTACTGCACCTTTGACACCTCCTCCTGAGTTAGCCCATCTCACCACTCCTTCTTCCCCTGATGTACCCTACGCCCGGTTCTTGACCGGGAAAGCCGATTGTATCTCAGGAGATGGTCTTCGATCCTCGTCTTTTCCCGAACGTGAGTTCTCACCGCATTGGGATTCTTTGGCTTCTCCAAGAACAGTCAAATGTTCGAGGAGCGACTCTAGTTATGCACAAACTCCTGAGACGAACACTACCCCAAAGGCGTCTCAAGGTTCAAATTTCTTCTGCCCTGCAACCTTTGCTCGTTACTATCTTGACCATGATGCTCCGTTTTCTCATGCTGGTGGAAGACTGAGCGTTTCGAAAGATACGGATGTTTACCCAACTAACAGAAATGGTCAACGCATTTCCAAGCAAGATATGGAAGAACTTGAAGCATACAGAGCTTCCTTTGGTTTCAGTTCAGATGATGTCATCTCTACAAGCCAATATGTGGAGATAACCCATGTTCAGGATGACTCATTGAGACCTCGTACTACCTTGGATGCGTCAAAAGATGAAGGGATTAATTTGTATGGCGCAGGGGAAGCTAGCTTGAACCTGCAAAAATGTGGCAACTTACAAGACCCGCTCGATATGCACAATG ATCATATGCGGAGATCAAGCACGCCGGGTAATGGAGGTCAAGCGAAGGCAAGTAGAAAGTACAAGACGGGTCTGTGCAGTTCGGATGCAGAAATCGATTACAGAAGAAGTGGACGAAGCTTGGGGGAAGGCAAAGGAGATTTTGCTTGGCATGACTAA
- the LOC106443436 gene encoding auxin-responsive protein SAUR71, whose product MKSAVKKLLCCGAKSFSHRARLPEEGRVRVYVGNDRDTQCKLEMDADFLTHPLFQELLRFSEEEFGYSYDGALRIACEINTFIDMINFLKSTTHFTYNNNTGF is encoded by the coding sequence ATGAAAAGCGCGGTAAAAAAGCTACTATGTTGCGGAGCTAAGAGCTTTTCCCACAGAGCGAGATTACCAGAGGAAGGACGAGTCCGCGTATATGTCGGAAACGACAGAGATACGCAATGCAAGCTAGAGATGGATGCTGATTTCCTGACCCACCCTTTGTTCCAGGAACTCCTCCGGTTTTCTGAAGAAGAGTTTGGTTACTCATACGATGGCGCTTTGAGGATCGCCTGCGAGATCAATACGTTCATCGACATGATCAATTTCCTCAAGTCCACAACTCATTTCACTTATAATAACAACACTGGTTTTTGA